In one window of Zestosphaera sp. DNA:
- a CDS encoding macro domain-containing protein, with the protein MPIALRKKRNILYVENGNIFESDADVLVNSVNTKGVMGAGIAREFAKLFPEMYEDYRKACRSGRIRIEGKFLITITKKSKELNVIELTCWEPHVWKGMFRGREVLILNFPSKIYWDLPSHPKIIEAGLKWICNNIEYLSSILGRRITKIALPQVGTGLGGLKWRTVKDLIEKHLSSCEDVTVEVYLNYSKRKSSKTK; encoded by the coding sequence ATGCCCATTGCCTTAAGAAAGAAGAGAAATATATTATATGTAGAGAACGGAAATATTTTCGAGAGTGATGCTGACGTGTTAGTAAATTCTGTAAATACTAAGGGTGTTATGGGAGCAGGTATTGCTAGAGAGTTCGCTAAGCTCTTTCCAGAAATGTATGAAGATTACAGAAAGGCCTGCAGGAGCGGGAGGATTAGAATTGAGGGTAAGTTTCTTATCACGATCACTAAGAAGTCAAAGGAGCTTAACGTAATCGAGCTTACTTGCTGGGAACCTCACGTATGGAAAGGCATGTTTAGAGGGCGGGAAGTGTTAATACTAAACTTCCCCTCAAAAATATACTGGGACTTGCCTAGTCATCCTAAAATTATCGAAGCAGGTCTTAAGTGGATCTGCAACAATATAGAGTATTTATCAAGTATTCTCGGTAGGAGAATAACCAAGATAGCGTTACCACAGGTTGGCACCGGTCTCGGAGGACTAAAGTGGAGGACAGTAAAAGATCTCATAGAAAAACACTTAAGTAGCTGTGAGGATGTTACCGTAGAGGTCTACCTAAACTATTCAAAGAGAAAATCAAGCAAAACGAAATAG